The Sphingobium aromaticiconvertens genome has a segment encoding these proteins:
- a CDS encoding adenosylcobinamide amidohydrolase, translating to MQSAGLTDAVHLMTSRDITKHHKSQASFGRATATCLATVGLGNAVRIGSAPLAHQGVGTINLLVHVDRPLSQAALVETISIVAQARTVAMIDLPWKPSGVAVTGTGTDCIVVATPVHTDMEGFAGLHTDIGAAVGRAVYDAVWSGGNVWIAEQQRPELRSTCALAPAD from the coding sequence ATGCAGTCGGCGGGATTGACGGATGCGGTCCACCTCATGACATCTCGAGATATCACCAAGCATCACAAGTCTCAGGCGTCCTTCGGGCGGGCTACGGCCACCTGCCTTGCGACCGTCGGCCTTGGTAATGCGGTGCGCATCGGTTCTGCACCCCTCGCTCATCAAGGTGTCGGGACGATCAACCTCCTCGTTCATGTCGATCGCCCTTTGTCACAAGCGGCGCTCGTGGAGACCATTTCAATTGTTGCCCAGGCGCGCACGGTTGCAATGATCGACCTTCCCTGGAAACCATCTGGAGTGGCCGTGACGGGCACTGGGACCGACTGCATCGTCGTCGCAACTCCTGTGCATACAGACATGGAAGGGTTTGCTGGCCTGCACACCGACATAGGCGCAGCTGTCGGTCGGGCCGTCTATGACGCAGTCTGGTCGGGTGGAAATGTCTGGATCGCCGAACAGCAGCGGCCCGAATTGCGATCTACATGCGCATTGGCGCCCGCTGATTGA